Sequence from the Carassius gibelio isolate Cgi1373 ecotype wild population from Czech Republic chromosome A7, carGib1.2-hapl.c, whole genome shotgun sequence genome:
ATAGCATTCATTGCTGAGAATGCAGACTCACACCGATAGGTTGACCCAAACATGGTAAGAACACAGATGGCTACTTTCTGTAGATTGGGGAAATTTTCAGCTGTGACCATTTTAGTCCAAAAGGTAACAGTGTCACAGTCCACTTCCTGCAAAACCACATTTTCCTGCAAGTCAATTAGTTCAGTCTGCAGAGATGCCATGCTTGCCCACGGGAAGATGCTCTTGATTTCTTTTGAAAACTCCTCAACATTCTTGACTAGGAATGGAGATGTAATGCAAAGCAGCACTTGTCTGCCTACATTGAAGCCCTCAAAGCGCATCCTGAAATTTTCAGCTAGCTTCTCCAAAAAGGAaagatggtgatgatggtgatttCCATTAGTCTGCTGGAGAAGAGTTGGAAAGTGGATATGTGGCCCTGTGATGTCACTTTTAAAGATCTCCAGCCGCCTTTCAAAGGAGCGCACTGCTGCCATCAGATCACACACTGTATTGCCTTGGCCCTGGAGCTTCAGATTTAGTTCATTTAGATGAGATGTTATGTCCACTAAAAAGGCCACAACCTCCATGGTGTCATTATCCCTCAGAAAATCCAAGTAATGTCTGGCTTTGACATTCTTCTGCTGGGACAAAAACATCTCCAAATCTGTCCTGATGGCCCAAAACCTTTCCAAGACTTTTCCCTTACTCAGCCACCTAACATTGTTATGGAGGAGTAAGTCGTCATAAGCAGCATTTACCTgataagagaaagaaaaaatatatatacaaataaataaatacattacttttCTGTGTTGCATAAATATTCATAAAGTGAACACAAACACCTTTGTAAGTGCTGTAAATGGTTAAAGTCTGTTGTAAGTAGAgtttgatttacattttattcacaattgaTGATTAACATAAcacaatgattaaataaataaaaaacatttgtgaaATAAGGGTTGACTTATCATCAGTCAGTGGGGAGATTTTCAGTATTTcctgcattaattatgccttagTAACACATTGATTAAAATTGTTAAAGTTGTTGCTCTGAAGCCATATTTGCACatagtctctctctgtgtgtgagtgagtgtgtgagtgtgagtgagtgtgtgagtgtgtgtgtgtgagtgtgtgtgtgagtgtgtgtgtgagtgtgtgagtgagtgtgtgagtgagtgagtgtgtgtgtgagtgagtgagtgtgtgagtgagagtgtgtgtgtgtgtgtgtgtgtgtgtgagtgagtgagtgagtgagtgtgagagtgtgtgtgtgtgtgtgagtgagtgagtgtttgtgtgtgtgtgtgattgagcgTGTGATTGAGCTTGTGAGTGAGCATGTGAGTGTTTGTGCGTGCGTGATCAACACTTAGTAAACCTCTAttgacccacacacacaaaaacacagtgaatgtaaaaagtcaaataaattcTCACCTCAGTCAGGAATGCCCGCAGAAGACGGTGCTGAAGGGCAGAGGAGGCTCTCAGGTAGTTTACAAGCTTCATAATAGTTTCCATGACGTCTGAATATTCTTTTCCAAGGCTAGCACACAGCATGGACTGGTGTATTATACAGTGGTATGTCAGCAGGTCGGAGTGCTGCTCTTTAAGACGCTGAACAGCACCCTTCTCCTTCCCTATCATGGCTGGAGCACCATCAGTAGTGATGGACACAATATGCTTGACATCAATTCCCCGTTCATTAAGCATCTGAATGATAGCTTCATATATGTCCTCTCCTCTAGTGTGACAGAGTGGAGTAAGGCCCAGTATGTCTTCACAGAATGTCCCCTTTGCCTTGCTGAAAtatctgacaaacacacataGCTGGGCTTGGTCTGTGCTATCTGTTGACTCATCCACCGCAAGTGAAAGGCAGGGTGCATCTTTGATATCATCAGTTAACTGGTTTACTAAGTCATGGGCAAGTACCTCTGTCCTCCTGGTTAATGTGTCATGGGACAGTGGAATTTTCTTAAATTTTTCTGACATCTCCTGTCTCTCTTTTCCCTCAAACAAAGCATCTGCTATCTCCACTAAACACTCCTTAACTATCTCTGCATCAGTGAATGGCTTCTTGTTTTTGCCTAGTACCCAGGCCACACGGAAAGATGCTTCTGTAGCTCTGTCTTGCTGTGTCACAGCTCTCACAAGCAACTTATTTGTTGATTCATATGAAGTATTAAGCTGTCGTAGTTTTGCTGTCCGTACCTCTGTATTTTGTGGATATTGTCGTTCAAAATGACCGTGTTTTGTTTCATAATGCCGTTTGACGTTTCCACTCTTCACAACTTCAACTGTTTCGTTACAAATCAAACAGAATGGCTTCGTGCTGGATTGGGGCAAAATGAACGCATACCTCTCTGTCCAATCATCTTTGAAAACTCTATTTTCTTGGTCAACTTTTCTTTTCCTGGACAATGACATCCTCCACACCCATTCAAACGCGTATATTACTGAGGTGAAGTGTCGCGTCGCGCAACTCGCGCCCAATTACGTCAAACGTTTACACTCACTGGATGCCATGGCAACTGAATCACGGAAAACTTTCAATATATCGCCTTCGCTTTAATTGCGGAAAATctccaaaaatacataaaacactaAACAAATGATTTTGACATGCGTTTAATAAAGTAGGAAATCCAGACTTTTAATCCCTAACACACAATTACTGCTTAATCCCTAACACACAATTACTGCTGTTGAAATATGAAATGGAGGCGGGTCCGGATTGAATTCTCTCCGGgtccggtgtcctgacattttatcctaccctgtcagattttcctacccgggtttactgcgcacgcgcacatcaatatcgcgtccttagtctcatgctaaacaacgatatttaatgtatccgcattactgtaagggtaggtttagggttggggtaggtgtagactttaataaaaacgcaatctaattggtaggaactaatatttattgttggtttcctgtaactgtatcccttctagctacaaccgcgaatataacacataattactgtatttgtagtactgtaagggtatgattagggttgtggtaggtgtagacattaataaatcataactttacagtagcatttttcgttgtacccactgttttagtgggaggtaggaaaatctgacagcgtaggacaaatcgacagaacaccggatCCGGACCGGAGTCCGGACTTTGAGAAGTGCtgatttagggccttataggtaagtaatgataatttgtaactgatacggaacttaataggtagccagtgcagagactgtaaaattggggtaatatgatcatattttcttgacctggtaaggactctagctgctgcattttggactacctgtagcttgtttattgacgaagcaggacaaccacctagaagtgcattacaatagtccagtctagaggtcatgaatgcatgaactagcttttctgcatcagaaacagataacatgtttcatagcttggcaatgtttctaagatggaagaatgcagtttttgtaacattggaaatatgattttcaaaagacaaattgctgtctaatataacacccagatttctgactgtagaggaagtaacagtacatccgtctagttgcagattgtaatctacaagattatgtgtagtgtttttggtccaataattaatatgtcgattttatctgaatttaataagagaaaattattggtcatccaatcttttacatttttaacacactctgttagcttagataatttagaagtttcatctggtctcgttgagatatatagctgattatcatcagcataacagtggaagctaattccgtattttctaataatattaccaagcggcaacatgtaaatggaaaatagaaggggacctaggacggatccttgtggcactccatattttactgatgataaatgagatgactccccatttaagtaaacaaaatggtagcgatcggacaggtaggatctaaaccatcttagagcctgcccttgaatacctgtatagttttgtaatcgatctatgagtatatcatgatctatggtgtcgaatgcagcactaagatcaagtaagactagaaatgagatgcagccttggtctgacgcaaggagcaggtcatttgtaattttaacaagtgcagtttctgtgctatggtggggcttaaaacctgactgaaattcttcatacagatcatttttatgtaggaaggtgctcaattgagcagacacaactttctctaaaattttagacataaatggaagatttgaaataggcctataatttcccagtacactaggatctagttttggtttcttaataagaggcttgataaccgccagcttgaatggttttgggacgtgtcctaaagataacgacgagttaatgatattgagaagcggttcttcggctacaggtaacagctctttcagtaatttagtgggtacaggatctaataaacatgttgttggtttagatacagtgataagtttgtttagctcttcctgtcctatggttgtaaagcactgcagtttatctttgggtgcgatgcatgaaactgaagtattagacgctgtagaatctacattcgctattgtatttctaatgttatctattttatcagtgaagaaattcataaggtcattactatttaacgttggtggaatatttgaatcaggtggcgtctggtaatttgtcaACTTAGCCAAATAAAagccttggattgttttggttattttcaatgagtttgtgtatatgctctgccctagcagtttttagagcctgtctatagctggccatactgtttttccatgcaatcctaaaaacttctaagttagttttttctccatttccagttcaagactacgagttaatttcttgagagagtgagtattactgttataccatggtacagtacggttttctctaacttttttcaatttgatcggggcaacagcttctaatgtattagagaaaatagagcccatgttgtcagtaatttcgtctaattcatgtgtatttttgggtacaaatagcagttgagatagatcaggcaggttatttgcgaatctttctttggtggctggaacaatagttctgcccagacggtaacactgagacatatagttaatatcagttatacgcagcatgcacaatacaaggaaatggtctgaaatatcatcactttgaggtacaatatctatagcagtaagatcgattccatgcgatataattaaatctagtgaatgattaaaacgatgagtgggcccggtgacattttgcttggctccaaaggagtttattaggtcagtaatcgcaagtcctaatgtatcatttgcattatcaacgtgaatattaaaatctcccatgattagcgccttataaactgtaactagaaggtctgagaggaaatctgcaaattcttttaggaattctgtataaggacctggtggtctatacacagtagccagagcaagagatacattagatttcttttgcatgtctgacaaaTTATCATTAGGATTGCAATGTAGGGTTATATGTACTTTATGAGCAGCAGCAACATAAGCAGCAATATCACATCATACTACTTTAAATTACAAAGCCAAGTCAATGATGGCGTTCAGTGATCTGGTAGTGtgagtgaaagtgatgtgacattcagccaagtatggtgacccatactcagaatttgtgctctgcatttaacccatccgaagtgcacacacacagagcagtgagaacacacacacacacacacacactgtgaacacacacccggagcagtgggcagccatttacgttgcggcgcccggggagcagttgggggttcgatgccttgctcaagggcacctaagtcgttgtattgaaggtggagagagaactccccccacctacaattcctgctggcccaagactcgaactcacaaccttttgattgtgactaggatttacacaagctccagtctggacccagaacacctgagaagagatgatgctgaccctcagaggaccccagatgatgctgaccctgaatcaacaaacagaactaacaattattgctaaatgtgtgactgaatcatgtaataacttaattaataatattgatagttcatcgtctagctgactacgtcttgtattattattattattattattattatttttattttttctaaaatcctgtcgaatgtgcacaaactactagctactactaaatattgtagaaacataattttctgtaaagttgctttgtaacgatttgttttgtaaaaagcgctatacaaataaacttgaattgaattgaataatttgTACATACTCTgcttaatactgtatattatataatcataacttcacttactctgcacttgtATGTATATagaacactatattcttgcacttctgctTAGATGCTaattgcatttcattagctctgtactagtactctgcataatgacaataaagttgaatctaatctaatctactgtatttttgtaacGTCATCCTGCCCAGGGACTGCAGGGGCAAATTAGCTTTATAGCTAACTCTGGCACAACACTGTTGTTGTGCTGTCCCTGTACaaataaacgaaaaaaaaaaaaaaaaaaaaccggttaTTTTATTTGCACAGGGATTTGCTGGTTttacagctgtaaaaaaaaaaaaaaaaaaaaaaaaaaaaaaaaaaactataatacagAAATATTTTCCCCCTCTGacatttaaatatgtacatttattatatgtctgttgttgttgattttgcgTTCTATCCTGAATGGATGTTATGATGTTAAATGTAAAAGACTTATTAAAAGTTGATCAACAGTAGTATTATGACAAATCATCTGCTGAACAGACATGAGTCTCAGACTCGAAGTCTCCGGATGTTTGTGCTTCAAGCTGCCCAAAACAACAGCTGTATCAAACACTGCACACGCGCTTCACTGATGCTCATTTCGTTAAATTCACTTCCAAACTGTTTCTGAAACACACGGAGGACAAGTTTAATCTTTCATCAACTTTTCCACTTAAACGAGGCAGTAAATGAACACGCGGCTTTGTTCCGAGGCTGATGCTCGCCTTGAGTTTGATCTGACCGGGGCAAAACGAGCATTTCCTCTCCTCGGATTTTAATGTCCAAAGAAAGCCTAGAACCTCTGCTTGGTGTTCACTTTGTTTCTAATGTACCAAACTATTTTAGCACTCGAGTTTTGTCCTTAAATGTAGAAGAAGAAAACACAAGCGCGAGCGGCTCGCGGAAGCGCGCAGACACAGAGAGGGCGGGTTGAGTCTGTAAGGTTCTCATGTGTTAAACAAGAGCGCGGCGCTGGTCATCTGCTGCTCATTGCTTAAACTAGACAGCGTTTGATTTTGTTGATTTCCCTAAATACTCTACAAGCAGAGAGAGATGGCAGAAACCGCCCCAGCTGCAGCCGCCCCGCCGGCCAAAGCGCCCAAGAAGAAGTCCGCCGCTAAAGCCAAGAAAGCAGGTCCGGCCGTCGGTGATCTGATCGTTAAAGCCGTGTCCGCATCCAAGGAGAGGAGCGGCGTGTCTCTCGCTGCTCTGAAGAAAGCTCTGGCCGCCGGCGGCTACGACGTGGAGAAGAAAAACTCCCGCATCAAGCTCGCCATCAAGAGCCTGGTGACTAAAGGCATCCTGCTGCAGGTCAAAGGAACCGGCGCCTCCGGATCCTTCAAGATCAGCAAGAAGGAGACCGAGACCAAGAAGAAGCCGGCGAAGAAAGCGGCCCCTAAAGCCAAGAAGCCCGCGGCCAAGAAACCCGCTGCTGCCAAGAAGCCCAAGAGCGCAGCGGCAAAGAAGCCCGCCGCTAAGAAATCGCCCAAGAAGGCCAAGAAACCCGCTGCCGCCGCCAAGAAGGCCACGAAGAGCCCCAAGAAGGCGAAGAAGCCCGCGGCGCCCAAGAAAGCAGCCAAGAGCCCCAAAAAGACCAAGGCCGCCAAACCCAAGACAGCGAAGCCTAAAGCTGCCAAGCCTAAAAAGGCAGCTCCCAAGAAGAAGTAAAAACCTGCTGTTTTATTCCCCAACGGCTCTTTTCAGAGCCACCCACAAACTCGAAAGAAAGAGCTAATTATATGTTGAATTAAGGTTAGGTTAAGAAATCTAACTAACTTAACTTAATTAGCAAAGTAAATAAAACTGCAGATACAACATGACAATCCCATCATCAAGTCATTCTCCATCTCTGTAAACTTCAGGCAACACAATAAACGGAAAAGAACAAATACACGTTACACACAGCAGCAGAGATTAAAGAGCTTCAGAATCGTTCTGTAGAACACAGTCATTACTGATCTCCCACTAAATCAACACCGGTCTACTACAAATACTACTTGATGTCCTTCATAGTACtaaatcatttgtgtgtgtgtgtgtccttgttcTCTTTTCCACGAAAACCTCAAGAGAATCTGAATCCAAACTAATGATTGAACCAATCTTTCCGATCATGTTATTAATCCTGTTTTTATCATCCACAGTGATACCAGCTCCCCAGCAGAGCTCTGCATAGAACAGAAGAGGCTTTAATGACACAGCAATTGAACTTCCTCAAAAATAATAATCCTGACCGCGGTTCCTTTTAAAGACAACCTCAATGTACTTTCTCCAGTGTAATTTACCGTCCAACAGGACAACGATAAAGTTAATAAGAATGGACTATTTCTTTCTTCTGACCATggattgtcagctgtattactgCTTCCTTATGTCTTCATAAATTAATAATCATATCCTGAACTCTTCttcgcaaaataaataaatcatctcTTCTATTGTTCATGTcattgtttagtttgattagatCCACAAGTTCATCAGAAATATTTTGTAGACAACAAGATATGAGTATGCCTGAAATCAGAAGAATACAgtgcaaataaacaaaacaaattagaAGAGGATCTGAGTTTACCTTGACTCACAAAGTTGTACATCTTGACTGTGTatctagaagaagaaaaaaccacAAAGTAATCCACAgataataaggttttttttttttttttttttaagaaacagggACAGCGCAAGAGCTAATTTTCACCCGTAATCCCTGGGCAGGCTGATGTTAAGctacaatatataaaacatacatgagTAATAAGATTTAcacttgccaaaaaaataaataaaataacaattgtaCTAAAATTCATGTTCACACCTTTCATATACTTAGAGCTtagaacacacacttacacatatCTGGTTACATTTGGGGACAATTTTGATTGGATAAAAGCCATTTCTTTGCTTGGCGTGTGAAGGTGTAaaaatgtgtgcttttttttttagttaacacCTTGTATTGATCATTGATCTAAatttaataagatttaaaatatggATCAATGCTCTTTGCCTtgacaattaatttgaattactTTAGCACACGTTTAGCTTTACTTGAAGGTTCTCTCGGAAGTTGCACAATCCGCGCGCCGGCTGTGGAGGCGTGGCTTCGGAGGTCGGTGTTGGAGGGAAGTTCAGTGATTGGTTTGAAATCTTACAGACTCCAAACCAATGAGCGACTCGCACGCTCTTTTAAATACTGTAGAGCGGGGTTCACGTTATCACTGTTTCTGCATTTCATTTCGAACGTAGAGATATCTTACTCTCGACAATGAGCGGAAGAGGTAAAACCGGCGGCAAAGCGAGAGCGAAGGCCAAGACTCGCTCCTCCAGAGCAGGGCTGCAGTTCCCCGTCGGTCGTGTTCACAGACTTCTCCGCAAGGGGAACTACGCCGAGCGCGTCGGTGCCGGAGCTCCCGTCTATCTGGCGGCTGTGCTCGAGTATCTGACCGCTGAGATCCTGGAGTTGGCTGGAAACGCCGCGAGAGACAACAAGAAGACCCGCATCATTCCCCGTCACCTGCAGCTGGCGGTGCGCAATGACGAGGAGCTCAACAAACTCCTGGGTCGAGTGACCATCGCACAGGGCGGCGTGCTGCCCAACATCCAGGCCGTGCTGCTGCCCAAGAAGACCGAGAAACCCGCCAAAGCCAAGTAGACCCATTCTACTCGGTTTCTGAAAcgcaaaggctcttttaagagccacccattTTATCCCCTACAGAGCGCTTTTCTGATTGAATATGTATTCTTAAATGTACGCAACCTAATATGCACCGCATCAACAGAATTAGAGATCGTTTTGCTAGAAGTACAATTTTAACATGCATAATAGCCACTCAGCGGCGACTTAGACTACTTATGGCGGAAgggtaggcaaaaaaaaaaaacatttgatatgGTTACATATATTCATACACGCATACATACTTCCTCGAGAGCAAGGAAGGGGGGGGGATGAGGTAAGAAAAATACACACACCAAGATCAGTAAGTTTGTGTTGAACATTTAACTGTAGAGAGTATGTTGTGAGGGAGAAATTCAAGTAATCCATTATATCCATATTTACACCATATATTAACTGATAGTAACGAGACCTATCAAGTATTTATCAAACATGAGGTATATATGGTCTTAGAGACATGGGAAACAATGGGCTAAAGGGTATAAAAAGAGACGTGTGCTCACTTGTTTTTGTGACGCACACGGCGGAGCTCACTGCTGTACTGTCTGACCATTTTATTATTGCAACAACCCTGTATTTGAccgttttttttaagaaaaaaaatatataacgattcttactttttttttttttttctctttattta
This genomic interval carries:
- the LOC128017665 gene encoding histone H1-like gives rise to the protein MAETAPAAAAPPAKAPKKKSAAKAKKAGPAVGDLIVKAVSASKERSGVSLAALKKALAAGGYDVEKKNSRIKLAIKSLVTKGILLQVKGTGASGSFKISKKETETKKKPAKKAAPKAKKPAAKKPAAAKKPKSAAAKKPAAKKSPKKAKKPAAAAKKATKSPKKAKKPAAPKKAAKSPKKTKAAKPKTAKPKAAKPKKAAPKKK
- the LOC128017635 gene encoding histone H2A-like, producing MSGRGKTGGKARAKAKTRSSRAGLQFPVGRVHRLLRKGNYAERVGAGAPVYLAAVLEYLTAEILELAGNAARDNKKTRIIPRHLQLAVRNDEELNKLLGRVTIAQGGVLPNIQAVLLPKKTEKPAKAK